The DNA segment CCAAGTTCCCGGTGGGGGCCACCATCAAGGGCAAGATCGTATCCATCGTGGATTACGGGGCCTTCATTGAACTGGAGAAGGGGGTGGAGGGTTTGATCCACATCTCCGAGATGTCCTGGACCAAGCAGGTCAAGCATCCCTCCAAGCTGGTCTCCATAAGCCAGGAGGTCGACGCGGTGGTGCTGAAGATAGACAAGAACGAGCAGAAGATCTCTTTGGGCCTGCGCCAGCTGGAGCCGGATCCCTGGGACACCATCGAGCAGAGATATCCCATCGGCTGCAAGGTCAGCGGCAAGGTCCGCAACATCACCAATTTCGGGGTGTTCGTGGAGCTGGATGAGGGCATCGACGGACTGATCCACATATCCGACATCTCCTGGACCAAGCGCATCAAGCATCCCAGCGAGGTGGTCAAGAAGGGCGACAGCATCGACATCATGGTCACCAATATAGACAAGGACAACCGCCGGATCTCCCTGGGCATCAAACAGCTGGAGGACGATCCCTGGACCGACATCGGCAGCAAGTTCTCCATCGGGCAGGACCTCAAGTGCAAGGTCAACCGCCCGCTGGAGCGGGGCCTGCTGGTGGACATGGAGCACGGCTTCGAGGGATTCGTGCCGGTCTCCGAGCTGGAGGGCATAACCGAGGACAAGCTGGCCGAGGCCTTCAAGGGCGGCGAGGAACTGGATCTCAAGATCATCGAGATCGATTCCTCCAACCGCCGGATAGCCCTGTCCCAGAAGATCCTCAAGGCCGAGAAGGAGTCCGGAGAGGTCAAGCCTTACCTTAAGGCCGAACAACCGTCGACGGGAACCGCCTTCGGCGATGCCTTGAACCAGGCGATCAAAGGCAAAAAGGAAACGGAGAAATTAGTAACTCCCGCACCGGAAGAAGCTGTCAGCGAGAAGAAGGAAGAGGCAAAACCCGAGGCCACCGCACCGGAGGAAGCTGTCAGCGAGAAGGTGCCCGAGGTAAAACCAGAGGAGAAACCAGAGGCGATAGCACCGGAGGAAGTCATCAGCGATAAGACTGAAGAAGAAAAACCCGAGGCCACCGCGTAACCTAACCCCTACCCACTTCGCAAGGCAAAATAATATTTTCCTCAGTGCAGGCTCTTCCCGTGGCGGGAAGGGGTTTTATCTTAAAGGCAGGCTGGAATTCCAGCCTGCCTTTTTGTCTCCCCTAACCCTGACGACCTCACCCCTAACCCCTCTCCTAATAAATTAGGAGAGGGGGATTTGTCTCCCCTAATAAGGGGAGGTACAGAGGGGTGTCCTGGGTTTGACCCCTCCCTTGATCCCTCCCCGAAACGGAGAGGGATTTTTTATTCCCTTCCCGTGGCGGGAAGGGGTAGGGGTTGGGTCGTTCCGCCTGCCCGGCGGAAACCGGTCTCCGACCGCCCAAACGGGGTAACCCCTCCCTTAATCCCTCCCCCAATGGGAGAGGGAAACCGGCAGGCAGGGTGGGGGACACGAAAGGCGTAAAATAAAATAGCAACAAA comes from the Candidatus Edwardsbacteria bacterium genome and includes:
- a CDS encoding 30S ribosomal protein S1; this encodes MVKTKKLRPEDEQDEFLTEEESRDSGEFRALLDEYFQQKTFEEGEIITGKVLRISGDSVMVDVGLKSEGIVPLMEMSDPESIKPGDTLDLYLETMENEEGQMILSKSKADFIRVWDKAKEYLDNESQIEGKVVKRIKGGLIVDLMGVDAFLPGSQIGLRPLETMDSLLGQFVPLKIVKINKKRRNIVVSRRAVLDAERDKLRTAILAEIDKGQLREGIVKNITDFGVFIDLGGLDGLLHITDMSWGRINHPSELVKLGERLKVKILEYDREKSRVSLGLKQLTPHPWEDIETKFPVGATIKGKIVSIVDYGAFIELEKGVEGLIHISEMSWTKQVKHPSKLVSISQEVDAVVLKIDKNEQKISLGLRQLEPDPWDTIEQRYPIGCKVSGKVRNITNFGVFVELDEGIDGLIHISDISWTKRIKHPSEVVKKGDSIDIMVTNIDKDNRRISLGIKQLEDDPWTDIGSKFSIGQDLKCKVNRPLERGLLVDMEHGFEGFVPVSELEGITEDKLAEAFKGGEELDLKIIEIDSSNRRIALSQKILKAEKESGEVKPYLKAEQPSTGTAFGDALNQAIKGKKETEKLVTPAPEEAVSEKKEEAKPEATAPEEAVSEKVPEVKPEEKPEAIAPEEVISDKTEEEKPEATA